A window of Mycobacterium bourgelatii genomic DNA:
TCGATCTGCGAGACGGTGACAGCGGACGGTTTTCGGTGGTGACGTCGTGACGGACGAAAACGACCAAGTTGCGGGCGACGGCGAGAGCCTCGATGTGAACCGCCTCGCCGGCATCGATCTGGTCCGGCGGACGCTCGAGGAAGCGCGGTCGGCGGCTCGCGCCCGGGGGCATGACGCCGGCCGAGGATATGCGGGGCCGCCGGTGCCCCGCCGTGTCGCCGGGCAGCGGCGAAGTTGGTCGGGGCCGGGTCCTGACGTCCGGGACCCGCAACCGCTGGGCAAGTTGGCTCGTGATCTGGCCAAGAAGCGCGGCTGGTCCGCGCACGTGGCGGAGGGCACGGTATTCGGGCAGTGGACCTCTGTGGTGGGGCACCAGATCGCCGATCACGCCACCCCGACCGCGTTGAAAGACGGGGTGCTCAGCGTGACGGCCGAATCGACGGCGTGGGCCACCCAGTTGCGCATCATTCAGAGCCAGCTGCTGGCCAAGATTGCCGCCGCCGTCGGCAACGGTGTGGTGACGTCGCTCAAGATCACCGGGCCGGCGAAGCCATCGTGGCGGAAAGGGCCGCGACATGTCGGCGGCAGAGGGCCGCGGGACACCTACGGCTAGCAGCGGGGAGGACCCCGCGGTGGGCGCACGGCAGGGCCTTCGCACTGAACGTCTCAGAGCCGCTAGGACGAGAGGGAACCTCATGTCAACCGTCGGGACGCGCCCGGAATGAAGAAATCGAGCGCACGGCGCAATCAGATAGGTAGAAACGCCGCCGCAGAGTCGGTCCTGTCGGCCGGGAACGGTAGAGTGGTCTAGTGCGACCGCTGCGGTGACTGGACCGCTCGCATGCAACCCCAAGGAGAGCACTCGGACCGTGGCTGCCCAGAAGAAGAAAAACCCGTCCGGATACGGCGCAGAACAGATCACCGTTCTGGAAGGCCTCGAGGCCGTCCGCAAACGTCCAGGCATGTATATCGGGTCAACCGGTGAGCGCGGTCTGCACCATCTCATCTGGGAGGTCGTCGACAACTCCGTAGACGAGGCGATGGCCGGTTACGCCACCCAGGTTGATGTTCGGCTGCTCGAGGACGGCGGCGTGGAGGTCATCGACAACGGGCGTGGCATTCCCGTGGCGATGCACGCCACCGGTGCCCCGACCGTCGACGTCGTCATGACCCAACTCCACGCCGGCGGCAAATTCGGCGGGGAGAACAGCGGCTACAACGTCAGCGGCGGCCTGCATGGCGTCGGTGTGTCCGTCGTCAACGCGCTGTCCACGCGGCTGGAGGTGGACATCAGGCGTGACGGGTACGAGTGGTCGCAGTACTACGAGCGCGCCGCGCCAGGCACGTTGAAGCAGGGCGAGGCGACCAAGAAGACGGGGACCACGATCAGGTTCTGGGCGGACCCGGAGATCTTCGAAACCACCGAATACGACTTCGAGACGGTGGCGCGCCGCCTGCAGGAAATGGCGTTCCTGAACAAGGGTCTGACCATCACCCTCACCGACGAGCGCGTGCAGCAGGCCGAGGTTGTCGACGAGATCGTCAGCGACACCGCCGACGCGCCCAAATCCGCCGAGGAGAAAGAGGCCGAATCCAAGGCGCCGCACAAGGTCAAGCACCGCGTCTTCCACTACCCGGGCGGGCTGGTCGACTTCGTCAAGCACATCAACCGCACGAAGAACCCGATCCAGCAGAGCATCATCGACTTCGATGGCAAGGGTCCCGGCCACGAGGTCGAGATCGCCATGCAGTGGAACGGTGGCTATTCCGAATCCGTGCACACCTTCGCCAACACCATCAATACGCACGAGGGTGGGACCCACGAAGAAGGCTTCCGTAGCGCGCTGACATCCGTGGTGAACAAGTACGCCAAGGACAAGAAGCTGCTGAAGGAGAAGGACCCGAACCTCACCGGCGATGACATCCGGGAGGGGCTGGCCGCGGTCATCTCGGTCAAGGTCGCCGAGCCGCAGTTCGAAGGCCAGACCAAGACCAAGCTCGGCAACACCGAGGTGAAGTCGTTCGTGCAGAAGGTCTGCAACGAACAGCTGACGCACTGGTTCGAGGCGAACCCGTCCGAGGCGAAAACCGTTGTCAACAAAGCGGTGTCCTCGGCGCAGGCGCGGATCGCCGCGCGCAAGGCGCGCGAATTGGTGCGCCGCAAGAGCGCAACCGACCTGGGTGGCTTGCCCGGCAAGTTGGCCGATTGCCGCTCTACCGACCCGCGGAAATCGGAACTCTATGTGGTGGAGGGTGACTCCGCCGGCGGCTCGGCCAAGAGCGGCCGTGACTCCATGTTCCAGGCGATCCTTCCGTTGCGCGGCAAGATCATCAACGTCGAGAAGGCCCGCATCGACCGCGTCCTGAAGAACACCGAAGTCCAGGCGATCATCACCGCGCTGGGCACCGGCATTCACGACGAGTTCGACATCTCCAAGTTGCGCTACCACAAGATCGTGCTGATGGCCGACGCCGACGTTGACGGCCAACACATTTCGACCTTGCTGTTGACCTTGTTGTTCCGGTTCATGCGGCCGCTGATCGAGAACGGCCACGTGTTCTTGGCGCAACCGCCGCTGTACAAGCTCAAGTGGCAGCGCAGCGATCCGGAGTTCGCCTACTCCGACCGTGAGCGCGACGGCCTGCTCGAGGCGGGGCTCAAAGCCGGCAAGAAGATCAACAAGGAAGACGGTATCCAGCGCTACAAGGGTCTTGGCGAAATGGATGCCAAGGAGCTGTGGGAAACCACCATGGATCCCGCGGTGCGGGTGTTGCGCCAGGTGACGCTCGACGACGCCGCGGCCGCCGACGAGTTGTTCTCCATCCTGATGGGTGAGGACGTGGAAGCGCGCCGCAGCTTTATCACCCGCAATGCCAAGGATGTTCGCTTCCTAGACGTGTAATTGTCCGCGGTCGATTCGCTAACCAACAAACGACGAGGGATAGATGACAGACACGACGCTGCCGCCGGGTGACGACTCGGTTGACCGCATCGAACCGGTTGACATTCAACAGGAGATGCAGCGCAGCTACATCGATTACGCGATGAGCGTGATCGTCGGCCGCGCCCTGCCGGAAGTTCGCGACGGCCTCAAGCCGGTGCACCGGCGTGTGCTGTATGCCATGTACGACTCCGGTTTTCGCCCGGATCGCAGCCACGCCAAGTCCGCGCGCTCGGTTGCCGAGACGATGGGTAACTACCACCCGCACGGCGACGCGTCGATCTACGACACCTTGGTGCGCATGGCGCAGCCGTGGTCGTTGCGCTACCCGCTAGTCGACGGTCAAGGCAACTTCGGTTCGCCGGGCAATGACCCACCAGCCGCCATGAGATATTGCGTTTCTCAGGATGCGTTGGTGCGCTTGCCATTTGGACAATCAGTGCGCATCGCCGATGTCGTTCCCGGTGCCCGGCCCAACACGGACAACGAGGTCGATCTGAAGGTCCTGGATCGGCATGGCAACCCCGTTGCGGTTGACCGTTTATTCCATTCGGGTGAGCACCAGGCGTACACGGTGCGCACCGCCGAAGGCTATGAAGTCACCGGTACCGCCAACCACCCGTTGCTGTGCCTGGTAGATGTCGCGGGTGTCCCCACGTTGCTGTGGAAGCTGATCGAAGAAATTCGACCCGACGACTATGTCGTCCTACAGCGCACTCCTCCAACGGAGTTCGGGCCGGCGGAATGGCACAACACGATGGAAGCGCTGCTGCTGGGCGCGTTCATCAGTGAAGGGTTTGTCTCCGAGACACGCGCGGGGTTCAACAACCTCGACGAAACCTACTTCAACATGGTCGTCGCCGCGTACGACGCGGTGGTCGGCGGCCAGCGTTACGTGAGCTCACGCGCCATCGCTTCTGGCTCGATTTTGTACGAGCTTGATGTCCAAAACCTCACCGAACTCAACAAGACGCGGCTCGGAGATCTGCGCGGACAGCGGTCTGCCGACAAGCTCGCACCGGAGTGGCTGTGGCACTCCCCCGCTGCCGTCAAGCGCGCGTTCCTGCAAGCGCTCTTCGAGGGTGACGGGTCGTGCTCCGCGCTGCCGCGCAACACGATTCAGGTTTCCTACTCGACCCGCAGCAAGCAACTGGCCAAAGACGTTCAGCAGATGCTGCTGGAATTCGGCGTCGTGTCCCGCCGATACCTGCACGCGGTCGGTGAATACAAGGTCGTCATCACCAACGGTGCCCAGGCCGAATTGTTCGCGAGCCAAATCGGTTTCGGCGGCGCCAAGCAGGAAAAGCTGCTCGGCATCCTGGCGTCCATGCCGCCCTGCAAGGGACGCGACACCGATCACGTTCCCGGTCTGGCGAGGTTCATCCGGCGGCACTGCGGTAGCCGGTGGGTCGACAAGGACTGGCTCAACCGCCACAACATCGACAACATTCAGCGCTGGCGCACCGGCGGTGACGAAATCCTCGCGCGCATCGCCGATCCCGACGTGCGGGCCATCGCCGCGGACCTCACCGACGGCCGCTTCTACTACGCGCGAGTCGCCTCTGTCACGGATGCCGGCGTCCAACCCGTGTACAGCCTGCGGGTCGACACCGAAGACCACGCCTTCCTCACCAACGGTTTCGTCAGTCACAACACCGAGGCCCGGCTCACCCCGCTGGCCATGGAGATGCTGCGTGAAATCGACGAGGAGACAGTCGATTTCATACCGAACTACGACGGCCGGGTACAAGAGCCGACGGTACTCCCCAGCAGATTCCCCAACCTGTTAGCGAACGGGTCCGGTGGCATCGCAGTCGGCATGGCCACAAACATCCCGCCGCACAACCTGCGCGAGCTCGCCGAAGCGGTGTTCTGGTGCCTGGACAATTACGACGCCGACGAAGAGGCGACGCTCGCCGCCGTCATGGAACGGGTCAAGGGCCCCGACTTCCCCACGTCCGGATTGATCGTCGGCTCGCAGGGCATCGCGGATGCCTACAAGACTGGCCGCGGGTCCATCCGGATGCGCGGAGTCGTTGAGGTGGAAGAGGATTCACGCGGCCGTACGTCGCTGGTCATCACCGAGCTGCCGTACCAGGTCAACCACGACAACTTCATCACCTCGATCGCGGAGCAGGTCCGCGACGGCAGACTGAGCGGCATTTCCAACATCGAAGACCAATCCAGCGACCGGGTCGGTCTGCGCATCGTCATCGAAATCAAGCGCGATGCCGTCGCCAAGGTTGTGCTGAACAACCTGTACAAGCACACCCAGTTGCAGACCAGCTTCGGCGCCAACATGCTGTCGATCGTCGACGGCGTGCCGCGCACACTGCGCCTGGACCAGATGATCCGCTACTACGTCGAGCACCAACTCGACGTGATCGTCCGCCGGACCACCTACCGGCTGCGAAAGGCCAACGAGCGGGCCCACATTCTGCGTGGCTTGGTCAAGGCGCTCGACGCGCTGGACGAAGTGATCGCGTTGATTCGGGCGTCACAAACCGTCGACATCGCCCGGGCCGGTTTGATCGAACTGCTCGACATCGACGAGATCCAGGCCCAGGCGATCCTGGACATGCAACTGCGGCGCCTGGCGGCGTTGGAACGTCAGCGCATCGTCGACGACCTGGCCAAGATCGAGGCCGAGATCGCCGACCTCGAGGACATCCTGGCCAAGCCGGAACGGCAGCGGGCCATCGTGCACGACGAGCTCGCCGAGATCGTCGAGAAGCACGGGGACGACCGACGCACCCGGATCATCGCCGCCGACGGCGACGTCAGCGACGAGGACCTGATCGCTCGCGAGGATGTCGTCGTCACCATCACCGAAACCGGATACGCCAAGCGCACCAAGACCGATCTGTACCGCAGCCAGAAGCGGGGCGGAAAGGGCGTTCAGGGCGCCGGGCTGAAGCAGGACGACATTGTCCGGCACTTCTTCGTCTGCTCAACCCACGACTGGATCCTGTTCTTCACCACCCAGGGTCGGGTCTATCGGGCCAAGGCCTACGAGCTGCCGGAGGCCTCTCGTACGGCGCGCGGCCAGCACGTCGCCAACCTCTTGGCGTTCCAGCCAGAGGAGCGCATCGCCCAGGTAATCCAGATCCGGAGTTACGAGGACGCTCCCTATCTGGTGCTGGCCACCAAGAACGGTCTGGTGAAGAAGTCGAAGTTGACCGACTTCGACTCCAACCGGTCCGGCGGCATCGTCGCCATCAACCTGCGCGACGAGGACGAGCTCGTGGGTGCGGTGTTGTGCTCCGCGGAGGACGACCTGTTGCTGGTGTCGGCCAACGGCCAGTCGATCCGCTTCTCGGCCACCGACGAGGCGCTGCGACCGATGGGCCGCGCGACCTCGGGCGTGCAGGGTATGAGGTTTAACGCCGATGACAGGCTGCTGTCGCTGAACGTGGTTCGCGAAGGCACTTACCTGCTGGTCGCTACCTCCGGTGGCTACGCGAAGCGCACCGCGATCGAGGAGTACCCGGTGCAGGGCCGCGGCGGCAAGGGCGTGCTCACCATCATGTACGACCGCAGGCGCGGCCGGTTGGTTGGCGCGTTGATCGTCGACGACGAGAGCGAGCTCTACGCGATCACCTCAGGCGGCGGCGTCATCCGTACTACCGCGCGGCAGGTCCGCAAGGCCGGCCGGCAGACCAAGGGTGTGCGCCTGATGAACCTCGGTGAGGGCGACTCCCTGTTGGCTATCGCGCGCAACGCCGAAGAAAACGCCGAGGAGGGCGTCGACGACGAGGGGTCGGGTACCTAACCGGCAACGATTCGGACGGTGGATCAACTCCAGGTAAGCCCCGGGAACTAGACTCGGCGCCTGAATAGGACACGTTAGGAGTTGGGGTGACCTCACCGAACGAGCAGGGCGCCCCCAATCAGGGCGACAACCCGAATGGGGATGCGGTGGCCGATCGCGCTGGTTCACACCGGGCGACGACCGGACCCGGCCGGTTGCCGGATTCCGGAGACTCGCCGCCGTGGCAGCGGGGCGCGACCCGGGCGTCCTCGACGACGCAACGAGCGTCAGCGGATCCACCCACTGACGTGCGGCCATCATCCGCATCCACGGCCGCATCCACGGCCGCAGATGCCCGCCTGAATCGCTTTATCACCGGTTCGGCAACGCCGACGTCCGGAACATCGGGTAAGGGCACGAGCTCGCCGCCGGAGCCCGATGCGCCGTCGCCGCGCAGTGAGAACCCACCGGCCGAGGCTTATGCCAGCGAACTGCCCGATCTATCCGGCCCGGTCCCCGGGCCGGCCCGCAAGTCCGCGCCGGAACGCGCGGCGGAGAAAGCGCCAGGGGCGCGTC
This region includes:
- a CDS encoding DUF721 family protein, encoding MTDENDQVAGDGESLDVNRLAGIDLVRRTLEEARSAARARGHDAGRGYAGPPVPRRVAGQRRSWSGPGPDVRDPQPLGKLARDLAKKRGWSAHVAEGTVFGQWTSVVGHQIADHATPTALKDGVLSVTAESTAWATQLRIIQSQLLAKIAAAVGNGVVTSLKITGPAKPSWRKGPRHVGGRGPRDTYG
- the gyrB gene encoding DNA topoisomerase (ATP-hydrolyzing) subunit B, whose protein sequence is MAAQKKKNPSGYGAEQITVLEGLEAVRKRPGMYIGSTGERGLHHLIWEVVDNSVDEAMAGYATQVDVRLLEDGGVEVIDNGRGIPVAMHATGAPTVDVVMTQLHAGGKFGGENSGYNVSGGLHGVGVSVVNALSTRLEVDIRRDGYEWSQYYERAAPGTLKQGEATKKTGTTIRFWADPEIFETTEYDFETVARRLQEMAFLNKGLTITLTDERVQQAEVVDEIVSDTADAPKSAEEKEAESKAPHKVKHRVFHYPGGLVDFVKHINRTKNPIQQSIIDFDGKGPGHEVEIAMQWNGGYSESVHTFANTINTHEGGTHEEGFRSALTSVVNKYAKDKKLLKEKDPNLTGDDIREGLAAVISVKVAEPQFEGQTKTKLGNTEVKSFVQKVCNEQLTHWFEANPSEAKTVVNKAVSSAQARIAARKARELVRRKSATDLGGLPGKLADCRSTDPRKSELYVVEGDSAGGSAKSGRDSMFQAILPLRGKIINVEKARIDRVLKNTEVQAIITALGTGIHDEFDISKLRYHKIVLMADADVDGQHISTLLLTLLFRFMRPLIENGHVFLAQPPLYKLKWQRSDPEFAYSDRERDGLLEAGLKAGKKINKEDGIQRYKGLGEMDAKELWETTMDPAVRVLRQVTLDDAAAADELFSILMGEDVEARRSFITRNAKDVRFLDV
- the gyrA gene encoding intein-containing DNA gyrase subunit A → MTDTTLPPGDDSVDRIEPVDIQQEMQRSYIDYAMSVIVGRALPEVRDGLKPVHRRVLYAMYDSGFRPDRSHAKSARSVAETMGNYHPHGDASIYDTLVRMAQPWSLRYPLVDGQGNFGSPGNDPPAAMRYCVSQDALVRLPFGQSVRIADVVPGARPNTDNEVDLKVLDRHGNPVAVDRLFHSGEHQAYTVRTAEGYEVTGTANHPLLCLVDVAGVPTLLWKLIEEIRPDDYVVLQRTPPTEFGPAEWHNTMEALLLGAFISEGFVSETRAGFNNLDETYFNMVVAAYDAVVGGQRYVSSRAIASGSILYELDVQNLTELNKTRLGDLRGQRSADKLAPEWLWHSPAAVKRAFLQALFEGDGSCSALPRNTIQVSYSTRSKQLAKDVQQMLLEFGVVSRRYLHAVGEYKVVITNGAQAELFASQIGFGGAKQEKLLGILASMPPCKGRDTDHVPGLARFIRRHCGSRWVDKDWLNRHNIDNIQRWRTGGDEILARIADPDVRAIAADLTDGRFYYARVASVTDAGVQPVYSLRVDTEDHAFLTNGFVSHNTEARLTPLAMEMLREIDEETVDFIPNYDGRVQEPTVLPSRFPNLLANGSGGIAVGMATNIPPHNLRELAEAVFWCLDNYDADEEATLAAVMERVKGPDFPTSGLIVGSQGIADAYKTGRGSIRMRGVVEVEEDSRGRTSLVITELPYQVNHDNFITSIAEQVRDGRLSGISNIEDQSSDRVGLRIVIEIKRDAVAKVVLNNLYKHTQLQTSFGANMLSIVDGVPRTLRLDQMIRYYVEHQLDVIVRRTTYRLRKANERAHILRGLVKALDALDEVIALIRASQTVDIARAGLIELLDIDEIQAQAILDMQLRRLAALERQRIVDDLAKIEAEIADLEDILAKPERQRAIVHDELAEIVEKHGDDRRTRIIAADGDVSDEDLIAREDVVVTITETGYAKRTKTDLYRSQKRGGKGVQGAGLKQDDIVRHFFVCSTHDWILFFTTQGRVYRAKAYELPEASRTARGQHVANLLAFQPEERIAQVIQIRSYEDAPYLVLATKNGLVKKSKLTDFDSNRSGGIVAINLRDEDELVGAVLCSAEDDLLLVSANGQSIRFSATDEALRPMGRATSGVQGMRFNADDRLLSLNVVREGTYLLVATSGGYAKRTAIEEYPVQGRGGKGVLTIMYDRRRGRLVGALIVDDESELYAITSGGGVIRTTARQVRKAGRQTKGVRLMNLGEGDSLLAIARNAEENAEEGVDDEGSGT
- a CDS encoding DUF3566 domain-containing protein, with the translated sequence MTSPNEQGAPNQGDNPNGDAVADRAGSHRATTGPGRLPDSGDSPPWQRGATRASSTTQRASADPPTDVRPSSASTAASTAADARLNRFITGSATPTSGTSGKGTSSPPEPDAPSPRSENPPAEAYASELPDLSGPVPGPARKSAPERAAEKAPGARPGAARAAAAEARGESRESRVQVSPRRAARGPVRASMQIRRIDPWSTLKVSLLLSVALFFVWMIAVAFLYLVLGGMGVWAKLNSNVGDLLNNTSGSSGELVSSGTIFGGAVLIGLVNIVLMTAMATIAAFVYNLTTDLIGGIEVTLADRD